The DNA segment CGATTGGCATCGAACCCAGAGCGTTGCCCGATATGGCCATCACATGAACGGTCGCATCGAAGTCTGGCGAGAAGGTCGCCATGTGGGGCAGTTCGTCGTCGCAGCCGACGGGGTGTCGTTCGACTACGACGAAGGGGCATCGGCCACACCGATTTCTCTCTCGTTGCCTCGTGACCGGCCAGCAAAGAAGAAGGCCGCCTTCAACTTTCTGGCAAACCTGCTTCCGGAACAGGAGCGGACGCGAGCGCGCATGGCCTCGGTCTACGGCGCGGCCAGTGCGGGCGTGTTCGACCTGATCCACGCCGCCGGAGGCGATATGGCCGGTGGGCTCGTTCTCTTGCCCGAAGACCAGGAGCCGACCAAGCGCGCTTCGGAAATCAGTCCAGCAGCAGAGCAAGACATCGCGAAACGGGTTGCGGCCATCAAGCGCGATGACAGCGACACGACACCGGCCGGCGTTCCAGCACGATTCTTGCTCGCCGGGGCTCAAGGCAAGTTCGCACTCTCGCTCGTGGAGGACGACTGGTATTGGCCGAATGAATCGGTGCCATCGACTCACATCGTGAAGCCAGGGAGCCCCACCTATCGAGGGATCGAGGCAGCGGAGGCGGCGGCGATGAACCTGGCGAAGCGGGCCGGGCTGTCGGTTGCCGCCGCCGGTGTCGAGACCTTCGCCGATCAAAGCGCGTATGTCGTGAGGCGGTTCGATCGTGAGCCCTCTGTGGGGCCACTTGCAGCTCGCGTGCACATGGAGGATCTCGCTCAGAGCCTCGGTCGTTCGCCGGAAGGCAAGTACGACGTGACGGCACGAGAGGTCGTTTCGCTGCTCCGAACAATCGACACCGGCGGTGGCGTAACGTCGGAGTTCCTCCGCCAGTTGGCGTTCAACGTCATCGTCGGGAACGCGGATGCCCACGCCAAGAACTACTCGCTGTATCTACGCCCCGATGGGGTTGCGATGACACCGTTGTACGACCTTGTGCCGGTATTCCTCTTTCCTGAGGTCGACCAACGACTCTCCATGGCCATCGGTGGGGCGCGGTCGGCGAAGGCGGTGACTCCGAACCACTGGCGCAAATTCGCACAGAGCGTCGGACTCGATGTCGACGAGGTGTTGTCGCTCGTTCGTGAGGTGGCCGGTGCGATCGGCGAAGCCTGCAGCGGCGACAACATCTGGGCAGCGCTCGATCCCGATCAGCAGCGCGTGGCGACGCAATACGTTGCCCGATCTGTCGAGCGCTCGCTTCAACCGATTCGCTAGCGACTGCTCCGCTCGGCCGGCCCTCAGCGAGACAGGATCGACACCCCGGCCGTGCCGGGAGCGCCGTAGAGCTGGGCGTATCCGACCTTCGGGTCGCCCGGAACCTGGCGGTCGCCCGCCGTGCCGCGGAGCTGTTGCACCAGCTCGTACACCTGACGAAGGCCCGACGCGCCGATCGGTTCGCCGTTGGCGATGAGCCCACCATCGGTGTTCACGGGCATCGACCCGCCGATCTCGGTCGCACCCTCGGCGATGAGCCGTTCCTGATCACCATCCGCACAGAACCCGTTCTCGGCCATGTGGATGACCTCGGCCCCGGCGTCGGTGTCCTGCAACTGGATGACGTCGACATCCTCCGGCCCGATTCCGGCGATCTCGTACGCGGCCTTTGATGCGTACACGGTCGGTGCCGCGTCCTGTTCGACAGCAGCCCAGCTCGCGTGCACCTCGAAGGCGCCGTAGCGGCGGGTCCTCAGCGTCGTGGCGCGCAGATAGATCGGCGTCGAGGTGTACTGCTTCGCCCGATCCGCCCGGCACAAGATGACCGCGGCGGCGCCCTCGTCGGGACTGCAGAACATGTACTGGGTCAGCGGGTAGTTCAACATGCGCGACGACAAGATGTCCTCGACGCTGATCTCTTTACGTCGCAGCGCGTTCGGGTTCAGCACGCCGTTTCGATACCCCTTGTTGGCGACCCGGGCCAGGGTTTCGTGGCTGATCCCGTAGTCGTGCATGTAGCGGTTGATCTTCATGGCGAAGAACTTGGTCGTGAGGAAATGGCCGATCTCGCCGTACCACTCGGGGGCCGCGTAGTCGACCGGGTCGGAGGTGAACGCCCCGTAGCCGTGCTTGTCCATGCCGACCGCGATGCCGATGTCGTATTGGCCCGATCGAATCGAGTCGGCCGCAAGGTTCAGTGCCGTCGCGGCGGTGGCGCATCCGTTGTAGACGTCCATGAACGGGATGCCGGTGAGCCCGAGTCGGCTCGTCACGGGGTCGGGATTGTCGACCTCGAAGCTGCCGCCGAAACCGAACTGGATGTCGGACCAGGCCACCCCGGCGTCGGCGAGCGCGGCCCGCGCCGCGTCCGCGCCCATGTCGATCGCGGACTTGGCGCCGAAGCGACCGAACGGGTGCAGGCCGACCCCGATGATGGCGACGTCGTTCATCTCAGTTCTCCTTATCGATGGGAGCGAAGGCGAAGGTCATGACGGTCGTACCGTCGGGGTCGGTTCGGAAGGGCACGATGACGAGTTCGAGTTCCATGCCGATCTGCAGACGCTTCGGGTCGCTTTCGGTGAGCCGCGCCTCGACGCGGACCTCGTCGCCGAGTTGCACGAGTCCGACCCCATAGGGGCGGAAGGTCTCCGGGGTCTCGCCGCCGGCGTAGGGCTCCTTGGGCAGGAACTCCTGGGTGGTGAAGGTCCACAACGTGCCGGTGCGGGCCAACAGGTGCTCGGCGACGTCGACCGAGCCGCAGCGCGCACATGAGCTCGGCTTGGGAAAGGTCACCGAGGCGCGCTGATCACACTTGCCGCTGATGAGTTGTGGCGAATCCGACGGCCAGGTGAACACCTCGGGGGCGAACGCGACCTGCGACATAGGACCTCCTCGTGGACTGCATCGGCGTTTCCTCAAAATTGACGTCGATGTCGAATATCTCGTTCGAAGTGTAGAGCCGTGGTGGGTGTCGGTGCACAGGAGATGGCTCGCTCGGCGATTGCTCAGGTCGCGCTGCTGCGCAGGTACACCGTCGCCGCCATTGCAACGTGCCACAGCGCGTGCGGCTGCACGAGGCTGTCGGGCCGACACCACGGTCCGCCGCTTCGACCCAACACGTGAGCGAGCGCCCCGACCCCGACGGTCACGGCCTCGGCCACGTCCCTCACCCGGATCGCCCGACTCGAGTCCTCGGTCGCAACCCGGGCCGCCTCCGCCGCCCCCGCCGCGATGCCGAACGCCGCCTGTGCTCCCATGGACGTTCGCGGGTGGGCCGCCACCGAGGACACGACCGGCACGATCGCGAGTGCCGACCTCGGTACCGGCCGACCCGAAGCACGCGAGCCATCGGCCAAGGTCAACGAAGCGAGCAGGTTCAGCAGTGACGCATCGTGGACGTATCTGCCGAACGCGGTGCCGGGCCCGTGGTACGCGACGCTTCCGAGCCCTGCCGCCATCGCGGCCCACCCCACAGCGGTTTCGCCGGGCGTGTCGGCCTGGCGCCGCCGCAGCGATCGAATGGCAAGCGCACCCGCGGCGACGAACGCGAGGCTGGACACGGTGTTGACCGGCTGAGCGACGAGGCCCCGACGACACCGCTCGCAATCCGATGCCGCGATGTGACCGGTGGGCTCGTGGCCGACTCGGCGCCCGCTCACGACGCCTGCTCGAGCATGCGGCGAGTGAGCTCCACCACCTCGCGACGTCGCTCGCGCACCTCGTCCATCTGGCCGCGACGGTCGAGGAACGTCCTCCAACGAACGATGGTGTCGACCAGGACGCGGATCCGCTCGACGACAAACATCGCGAGAACGCCCATCAGCGGGACGGCCACCAACACGACCAGGTTCGCCACCGCGCCGAGCCGGTCGTGATGAGCGGAACCCAACAGGGTCTCCACCGGCAAGGTGATACTGCGCAACAGGTCGCCGAACGCTCCGGGTCGGGCGTCGGCGAAGGCCAGCGTGAGCCAGGTCGCCGGAAACGCCACCGCGGCGACGAGAACGCGGATGGTGCCCTTCGAAACCGGAGCTTTCGGGATGAGCCCGGCGATCAACACCAGGGCCACCGGCACGATGTTCGCCAGCAGGCCGGCGAGTGCCACGGGAGACAGGAACGTCACGACGACCGCGATCACCGCAATCTTTCGGGCGAGCGCGGTCAGGCTGATTCCGCGCTGCACGTCGACATCATCGATGCCGACGAACCCGAGCAGCATTCTGTACCGAGCCACCAGCGACACCAACGCATTGCGCTGCGCCGGCTCGACGAGGGCCAAACGGCGGGCGGTCGAATTCACCTCGGCAAGCGGCACCGCTGTCTGTGCGGCGCGTTCCTCGTGCAACGTCATGGTTGCCGCGGCCCCGAGGGCGAGTGCCTCCTCGGTGGTATCGAAGTGCGGGGTCAATGCCTGAATCTCGCGCTGGAGATGGTCGGTCAGCTCGCGCACCTGCTCGTGGAGGGGTTCCCCGTCGGGTCCGAGCAGGGCGCCGCTCGGGACCTCGATCGGTGTTCCGTAGCTGACGATCGCCCGTCCGCGAACCGCCACCTTGTCTTCGTAGGTGACCCCCACCGGCACGATGCTCACTCCCTGCACCCCTGACCCCGCAGCCTGGATCGCAATGCGGGCGGCTCCGGTGCGCAGCGGTCGAATCGACGGATCGTCGTGGGTGGTGCCTTCGGGGAAGAGCGCGAGCATCGACCCGCCTTCGAGTGCGGCCACCGCGTCGGCGAACATCGATGCGTTGTCGTCCCCACTTGCGCCGTCGGCCCGCCGATGCACGGGGATGACGCGGGCGAACCCCAGCAACGGCCTCGCGACTGCGGTGTCCCACAGCGTTGCCTTGGCCAGGAAACGAGGCAGGATTCCGAGCTCCGCCACCAACAGAACGGGATCGACGAAGCCGTACAGATGGCTGGCGGCGAGCACGACCGGGCCGGGCGGTGGTGGCGACCCTTCGACTTCGACGGAACGGAAGAACGCTCGCGTGAGCAACCCGGCGACAATCGTGATGATGCGATCTCGCAGCGTGACGCGCCGAGTCGCGACCGCCGTGGCGTCAGGGTCCAAGGCGTGCTGTGTCACCGGCTCCTCCTCGCTCGTGGTCATCGGCCTTTGTCCGGTGAACGTCTGTGGATGCTACCGGCGAGCGTTGGTGGCGGCGATGCGTCACGCTGTTGCCATGAACGAAGATCTCCATGGCCGGGCCGTCGACGACGCGGCCCATCGACGGGCGGATCTGTCCGAGGGTCGGGCGGCGCGAAAGCGGGCGCCGCGCAAGGGGCTTGGCGTGTGGGACCCGGCCGCCCGGCAGGCACCGGCGATCGAACGCCTCCGCGCCCAGGAGCCGGTACGGGATCAGGACCTGCTGCCGCTTCGCTATGCGCGGATGGCCTCGTCGCCGTGGGCGTATCTGCGCGGTGCCGCCGCGGTCATGGCCTCGGATCTGGCGACCCGACCGCACTCGGGGTTGACGGTGCAGATGTGTGGTGATGCACACGTGCTCAACTTCGGTCTGTGGGCCTCACCGGAACGACGGTTGTTGTTCAACGTCCGCGACTTCGATGAGACGCTGCCGGGCCCGTTCGAGTGGGATCTCAAGCGTCTCGGCGCGAGCGTGTTCGTGCTCGCCGATTCGGTCGGCCTGCCCGAATCCAGGAGTGCGGCAGCGGTCACCGCCGCGGTTGAGGGCTACTGCGAGGCAATCGGCCGTTACGCCGAGATGGGGGAGTTGGAGGTCTGGTATGACCGGATCGATGCCGACGCCGTCCGCGACGAACTGGCTCCGGATGCTATCGAGAAGGTCGAGCGAGTCGTTCGTAAACAGGCGCGCAAGCGGAGCCAGGCCGGGGCGGTACAGCAGTTCACCGAAGTGGTGAACGGGCGCCGCCGCATCATCGAGGAGCTACCGAAGCGCCAACGCGTCGCGCCGAACTCGATCGGTGCCGCCGGTGGGTTTGAGGAGGTGTATTCGATGTATCTGGCGTCGATACCGGCTCATCTGGAACGTCTGATTTCCCGGTTCAAACGCCTCGATGCCGTTCGGCAGGTGGTCGGGGTCGGCAGCGTCGGAATGCGGGTCTGGTTGTTGCTCATGGAGGGCGACAGCGGGGTTCCGGTGTTCTTTCAAATCAAACAAGCCACGCACTCGGTGTTTGAGGATGTGCTCGAACCGAGCCGATTCGCGAGCCACGGCGAGCGGGTGGTGGTCGGTCAGCGGTTGATGCAGTCCGCCAGCGACATGTTCCTGGGGCACCTCAGCGCAGGTGGCCACGACTACTACCTCCGGCAGTTCCGCGACATGAAGGTCATTCCCGACGGCGACCGGATTGCCGGGTCGCTCACGGAGTTCAGCCGTCTGTGCGGCCTGGCGTTGGCCAAGTCGCACGCGCGCAGCGGCGAACCCGGCGATATCGCCGACTACATCGGAAAGGGCGCGGCCTTTTCTCGCTCGATCGTCGACTTCAGCCGGGCGTATGCCGCCCAGACCCATGCCGACCATGCCGACCTCGTCGCGCTCGCGGCCGCCGGCGGAATCGAGGTTGCCGAACGGCCGTGGTAGCGCTTGGACCTCAGCGCGCGGCGAGCGACTCGACCGAGTCGACGAGGTGGGCGGTCGCGGCCTGCAATCCCACGACCCCCATCGACTCCGGCAGTGACCCGATCGCCGACACCGCATCGTTGGCGTACGAGCGAGCGACGTCGATGGCGCCGTGAATCCAACCGGCCTCCTTCACCAGCGCGACGGCGGTGGCGAGGTCGGCGTCGCTCATCGAGTCGGTCAGGAGTGGCCGCAACTCCGGACCGCTGTCGCTCTGCAGGGTCCGCAACACCGGCAGGGTGTAGACGCCCTCCAACATGTCGTGGCCGGAGGGTTTGCCGAGCTCCTCGGGGGTTGCCACGAGGTCCAACACGTCGTCGACGATCTGAAACGCCATGCCGTATGCCGAGCCGAACGTGGTGAGCGCGTCGATCTGGGCGTCGGGCAACTCGGCGACGATGCCCCCGATTCGACAGGCGGTCGCCAGGAGGGCCGCGGTCTTGCCGTCGATCGAGGAGAGGTAGTCGGCCTCGGAGCGGAACGTGTCGTAGGTGTAACGCAGTTCGAGGACTTGACCCTCACACAGACGGGCGATGGTGCTGGCCAACAGCCCGGCGACCTCGACTCCGAGCGAACTCGCGATCTCCGACGCTCGGGCGAGCAGGAAATCGCCGGCGAGGATGGCCTTGAGGTTGCCCCACTTGGCGTTCACCGATTCGACGTTGCGCCGGATGATCGCATCGTCCATCACGTCGTCGTGGTACAGCGAGCCGAGGTGCACCAATTCGACCGACACCGCGGCGCGCACGATGTCGATGTGTGCCCCCGATGCGCCGGCGCCGAACGACGGGTCGTTGGGCGAGGTGGCGGCCGCGGCGATGCAAAAGCCCGGACGAACCCGCTTTCCGCCGGCGGAGATCAGGTGCGAGGCGATCTCGGTGAGATAGGGGTCATCGGAGCTCGCCGAGGCAGCGAGTTCGAGTTCCACGCGTGCGAGGTCGGCAGCCATGGTCGGCATGATGTCGAGAGGGTTGCTCAAAGCCACGGCGCCCAAGGTAGTTGGTCTGGCGCGCGTTGCCCCATGCGAGGGGCTGTGCCCCACGTCTCGTGTGGAGGCGGGGCTGAGTCGGGCCTCGGCTGAGAACTTCTTGGGTCAACCGACCCGGGTCGGAAGAATCGCGGCGAGGTGATTGTTGAACCACTTGCCACGCCCGCACCTTTGAATGTCAGGGTCCCCGGGTAGACTGGCGGAGAGTCCGCAGGAGGCACTCTGTGTTTGAACGATTTACCGACCGAGCCCGCCGCGTCGTAGTCCTCGCGCAAGAAGAGGCGCGCTTGCTCAACCACAACTACATCGGCACCGAGCACATCCTGCTCGGCCTGATCCACGAGGGTGAGGGCGTCGCTGCCAAGGCGCTTGAATCGCTGGCGATTTCGCTTGAGGCCGTGCGCCAGCAGGTGGAGGAGATCATCGGCCAGGGCGGTTCGTCGCCGTCTGGGCACATCCCCTTCACCCCGCGTGCCAAGAAGGTGCTCGAGTTGTCGCTGCGAGAGGCGTTGCAGCTCGGCCACAACTACATCGGCACCGAGCACATCCTGCTCGGTCTCATCCGCGAGGGTGAGGGCGTTGCGGCACAGGTGTTGGTGAAACTCGGCGCCGACCTGTCGCGGGTGCGCCAGCAGGTGATCCAGTTGCTGAGCGGTTATCCCGGCCCGGCCGGCGCTTCCGGTCAATCCGGCCAGCCGCAACAGGGTGGGGAGAAGGCGTCGACCGGTGGCGGTTCGGGCGACAACGCGTCCGGTTCGCTCGTGCTCGATCAGTTCGGCCGCAACTTCACCCAGCTCGCTCGCGACAAGAAGCTCGACCCGGTCATCGGGCGCGAGAAGGAAACCGAACGGATGATGCAGGTGCTCAGCCGCCGCACCAAGAACAACCCCGTTCTGGTCGGCGAGCCGGGTGTCGGCAAGACCGCCATCGTCGAGGGCCTCGCCCAGGCGATCGCGGCCGGCAACGTGCCCGAGACGCTGCTCAACAAGCAGCTGTACACCCTCGATCTGGGTGCCCTCGTCGCCGGTTCTCGCTATCGCGGCGATTTCGAGGAGCGCCTCAAGAAGGTGCTGAAGGAAATCAAGACCCGCGGCGACATCATCTTGTTCATCGACGAGATCCACACCCTCGTCGGTGCGGGCGCCGCGGAAGGCGCGATCGATGCTGCCAGCATCCTCAAGCCGATGCTGGCCCGTGGCGAGTTGCAGACCATCGGTGCGACCACACTCGAGGAATACCGCAAGTACCTCGAAAAAGATGCGGCACTCGAGCGACGCTTCCAGAAGATCGTGGTGGAGGAGCCCTCGGTGGCTCACACCATCGAGATCCTCAAGGGCCTGCGCGAACGCTACGAGAACCACCACCGCGTCACGATCACCGATCAGGCGCTCGTCGCGGCCGCCAACATGGCCGATCGCTACATCTCCGATCGCCAGCTTCCGGACAAGGCCATCGACCTGATCGACGAGGCAGGTGCCCGTCTGCGCATTCGTCGGCTTCAGAGCCCGCCCGACTACCGCGAACTCGAGGCCGAGATCGCCGAGGTCACCCGGCAGAAGAAGGAAGCCGTCGAGAAGCAGGATTTCGAAGAGGCCGGTCGCCTGCGAGACAAGGAAAAGGAACTCCTCGCCCGCAAGGACGCGAAGGATGCCGAGATGAAGGCGTCCGGAGTCGACCTGTTCGACGAGGTCGACGAGGAGGCCATCGCCGAGGTGTTGTCTCTGTGGACCGGCATTCCGGTTTACAAGCTCACCGAGGAGGAGACCGCCAAGCTCCTGCGTATGGAAGATGAGCTGCACAAGCGGGTCATCGGCCAACACGAGGCCATCAAGGCCGTCAGCCAGGCGATTCGCCGCACTCGCGCCGGACTCAAGGATCCTCGTCGTCCCAGCGGTTCGTTCATCTTCCTCGGCCCCTCGGGTGTCGGTAAGACCGAGCTCGCCAAGACGCTCGCGGAGTTCCTCTTCGGCGATGAGTCGGCGATGATCACCCTCGACATGTCCGAGTACATGGAAAAGCACACGGTGAGCCGTCTCGTCGGTTCGCCTCCCGGCTACGTCGGCTACGACGAGGGCGGTCAGCTCACCGAGGCCGTTCGCCGTAAGCCGTTCTCGATCGTGTTGTTCGACGAGATCGAAAAAGCCCACCCCGACGTGTTCAACACCCTCCTGCAGATCCTTGAGGAAGGCCGTCTGACCGACAGTCAGGGTCGTTCGGTCGACTTCCGCAACACGGTGTTGATCATGACCTCGAACCTCGGCACCGCCGATCTTCGCAAGGCCGTGGTCGGGTTCTCCAAGCGCGACGAGGCCGTCTCCTACGAAAAGATGAAGGCGAAGGTCAACGAGGCGCTCAAGGCGCACTTCCGCCCCGAGTTCCTGAACCGCATCGACGAGACCATCGTGTTCGGCGAACTGTCCAAGCCCGAGGTCATCCAGATCGTTGACTTCATGGTCGCTCGCGTGGCCGAACAGCTCAGCGGTCAGGGCATGGGCCTCGAGGTCAGCGACCCGGCCAAGTTGTTCCTCGCCGACCGCGGCTACGACCCGACGATGGGCGCTCGCCCGCTTCGTCGTGCGATTCAGCGCCTCGTCGAGGATCCGCTGTCGGAGAAGCTCCTGTGGAAGGAGTTCCGCGCCGGTCAGATCATCAGCATCGACGTCGCCGACGATCCGGAGAACCCGGGCGATCAGATCCTCACCTTCGCAGGCAAGGAAGGGTTCATCCCGCCGACCCTCGAAGCGGATGATCTGCTCGAGGTGGCTCCGCCAGCACCGCCGGCCGTCACTGCCGCCGGCGGAGATTCGGCCGCCGAAGCCTGAGACGGGCCGCAGCGCTCCCGGTCGAGCCTGCGACCCCCAACCCCGAATTTCCCGAGTC comes from the Microthrixaceae bacterium genome and includes:
- a CDS encoding DUF2252 domain-containing protein, which translates into the protein MNEDLHGRAVDDAAHRRADLSEGRAARKRAPRKGLGVWDPAARQAPAIERLRAQEPVRDQDLLPLRYARMASSPWAYLRGAAAVMASDLATRPHSGLTVQMCGDAHVLNFGLWASPERRLLFNVRDFDETLPGPFEWDLKRLGASVFVLADSVGLPESRSAAAVTAAVEGYCEAIGRYAEMGELEVWYDRIDADAVRDELAPDAIEKVERVVRKQARKRSQAGAVQQFTEVVNGRRRIIEELPKRQRVAPNSIGAAGGFEEVYSMYLASIPAHLERLISRFKRLDAVRQVVGVGSVGMRVWLLLMEGDSGVPVFFQIKQATHSVFEDVLEPSRFASHGERVVVGQRLMQSASDMFLGHLSAGGHDYYLRQFRDMKVIPDGDRIAGSLTEFSRLCGLALAKSHARSGEPGDIADYIGKGAAFSRSIVDFSRAYAAQTHADHADLVALAAAGGIEVAERPW
- a CDS encoding OB-fold domain-containing protein, encoding MSQVAFAPEVFTWPSDSPQLISGKCDQRASVTFPKPSSCARCGSVDVAEHLLARTGTLWTFTTQEFLPKEPYAGGETPETFRPYGVGLVQLGDEVRVEARLTESDPKRLQIGMELELVIVPFRTDPDGTTVMTFAFAPIDKEN
- a CDS encoding thiolase family protein codes for the protein MNDVAIIGVGLHPFGRFGAKSAIDMGADAARAALADAGVAWSDIQFGFGGSFEVDNPDPVTSRLGLTGIPFMDVYNGCATAATALNLAADSIRSGQYDIGIAVGMDKHGYGAFTSDPVDYAAPEWYGEIGHFLTTKFFAMKINRYMHDYGISHETLARVANKGYRNGVLNPNALRRKEISVEDILSSRMLNYPLTQYMFCSPDEGAAAVILCRADRAKQYTSTPIYLRATTLRTRRYGAFEVHASWAAVEQDAAPTVYASKAAYEIAGIGPEDVDVIQLQDTDAGAEVIHMAENGFCADGDQERLIAEGATEIGGSMPVNTDGGLIANGEPIGASGLRQVYELVQQLRGTAGDRQVPGDPKVGYAQLYGAPGTAGVSILSR
- a CDS encoding ceramidase, which codes for MSGRRVGHEPTGHIAASDCERCRRGLVAQPVNTVSSLAFVAAGALAIRSLRRRQADTPGETAVGWAAMAAGLGSVAYHGPGTAFGRYVHDASLLNLLASLTLADGSRASGRPVPRSALAIVPVVSSVAAHPRTSMGAQAAFGIAAGAAEAARVATEDSSRAIRVRDVAEAVTVGVGALAHVLGRSGGPWCRPDSLVQPHALWHVAMAATVYLRSSAT
- a CDS encoding polyprenyl synthetase family protein, with translation MAADLARVELELAASASSDDPYLTEIASHLISAGGKRVRPGFCIAAAATSPNDPSFGAGASGAHIDIVRAAVSVELVHLGSLYHDDVMDDAIIRRNVESVNAKWGNLKAILAGDFLLARASEIASSLGVEVAGLLASTIARLCEGQVLELRYTYDTFRSEADYLSSIDGKTAALLATACRIGGIVAELPDAQIDALTTFGSAYGMAFQIVDDVLDLVATPEELGKPSGHDMLEGVYTLPVLRTLQSDSGPELRPLLTDSMSDADLATAVALVKEAGWIHGAIDVARSYANDAVSAIGSLPESMGVVGLQAATAHLVDSVESLAAR
- a CDS encoding HipA domain-containing protein, coding for MNGRIEVWREGRHVGQFVVAADGVSFDYDEGASATPISLSLPRDRPAKKKAAFNFLANLLPEQERTRARMASVYGAASAGVFDLIHAAGGDMAGGLVLLPEDQEPTKRASEISPAAEQDIAKRVAAIKRDDSDTTPAGVPARFLLAGAQGKFALSLVEDDWYWPNESVPSTHIVKPGSPTYRGIEAAEAAAMNLAKRAGLSVAAAGVETFADQSAYVVRRFDREPSVGPLAARVHMEDLAQSLGRSPEGKYDVTAREVVSLLRTIDTGGGVTSEFLRQLAFNVIVGNADAHAKNYSLYLRPDGVAMTPLYDLVPVFLFPEVDQRLSMAIGGARSAKAVTPNHWRKFAQSVGLDVDEVLSLVREVAGAIGEACSGDNIWAALDPDQQRVATQYVARSVERSLQPIR
- a CDS encoding 1-acyl-sn-glycerol-3-phosphate acyltransferase; its protein translation is MTQHALDPDATAVATRRVTLRDRIITIVAGLLTRAFFRSVEVEGSPPPPGPVVLAASHLYGFVDPVLLVAELGILPRFLAKATLWDTAVARPLLGFARVIPVHRRADGASGDDNASMFADAVAALEGGSMLALFPEGTTHDDPSIRPLRTGAARIAIQAAGSGVQGVSIVPVGVTYEDKVAVRGRAIVSYGTPIEVPSGALLGPDGEPLHEQVRELTDHLQREIQALTPHFDTTEEALALGAAATMTLHEERAAQTAVPLAEVNSTARRLALVEPAQRNALVSLVARYRMLLGFVGIDDVDVQRGISLTALARKIAVIAVVVTFLSPVALAGLLANIVPVALVLIAGLIPKAPVSKGTIRVLVAAVAFPATWLTLAFADARPGAFGDLLRSITLPVETLLGSAHHDRLGAVANLVVLVAVPLMGVLAMFVVERIRVLVDTIVRWRTFLDRRGQMDEVRERRREVVELTRRMLEQAS
- a CDS encoding ATP-dependent Clp protease ATP-binding subunit translates to MFERFTDRARRVVVLAQEEARLLNHNYIGTEHILLGLIHEGEGVAAKALESLAISLEAVRQQVEEIIGQGGSSPSGHIPFTPRAKKVLELSLREALQLGHNYIGTEHILLGLIREGEGVAAQVLVKLGADLSRVRQQVIQLLSGYPGPAGASGQSGQPQQGGEKASTGGGSGDNASGSLVLDQFGRNFTQLARDKKLDPVIGREKETERMMQVLSRRTKNNPVLVGEPGVGKTAIVEGLAQAIAAGNVPETLLNKQLYTLDLGALVAGSRYRGDFEERLKKVLKEIKTRGDIILFIDEIHTLVGAGAAEGAIDAASILKPMLARGELQTIGATTLEEYRKYLEKDAALERRFQKIVVEEPSVAHTIEILKGLRERYENHHRVTITDQALVAAANMADRYISDRQLPDKAIDLIDEAGARLRIRRLQSPPDYRELEAEIAEVTRQKKEAVEKQDFEEAGRLRDKEKELLARKDAKDAEMKASGVDLFDEVDEEAIAEVLSLWTGIPVYKLTEEETAKLLRMEDELHKRVIGQHEAIKAVSQAIRRTRAGLKDPRRPSGSFIFLGPSGVGKTELAKTLAEFLFGDESAMITLDMSEYMEKHTVSRLVGSPPGYVGYDEGGQLTEAVRRKPFSIVLFDEIEKAHPDVFNTLLQILEEGRLTDSQGRSVDFRNTVLIMTSNLGTADLRKAVVGFSKRDEAVSYEKMKAKVNEALKAHFRPEFLNRIDETIVFGELSKPEVIQIVDFMVARVAEQLSGQGMGLEVSDPAKLFLADRGYDPTMGARPLRRAIQRLVEDPLSEKLLWKEFRAGQIISIDVADDPENPGDQILTFAGKEGFIPPTLEADDLLEVAPPAPPAVTAAGGDSAAEA